The Phyllopteryx taeniolatus isolate TA_2022b chromosome 9, UOR_Ptae_1.2, whole genome shotgun sequence genome contains a region encoding:
- the LOC133483581 gene encoding S-adenosylhomocysteine hydrolase-like protein 1 isoform X1 → MSEPTAEVKQEVKQASKEVKESENVAEKYSVMTVSKNTEMNMEELSSAFSAVPTHKPVKKQIQFVEDKQEFSRFPTKAGRRSLSRSISQSSTDSYSSAASYTDSSDDETSPRDKTQVNSKGSSDFCVKNIKQAEFGRREIEIAEQDMSALIALRKRAQSEKPLAGAKIVGCTHITAQTAVLIETLVALGAQCRWTACNIYSTQNEVAAALSEIGVAVFAWKGESEDDFWWCIDRCVNTEGWQPNMILDDGGDLTHWMYKKYPNVFKKIRGIVEESVTGVHRLYQLSKAGKLCVPAMNVNDSVTKQKFDNLYCCRESILDGLKRTTDVMFGGKQVVVCGYGEVGKGCCAALKALGAIVYITEIDPICALQACMDGFRVVKLNEVIRHVDITITCTGNKNVVTRDQLDRMKNGSIVCNMGHSNTEIDVASLRTPELTWERVRSQVDHVIWPDGKRVILLAEGRLLNLSCSTVPTFVLSITATTQALALIELYNAPEGRYKQDVYLLPKKMDEYVASLHLATFDAHLTELSDEQAKYLGLNKNGPFKPNYYRY, encoded by the exons ATGTCAGAGCCGACCGCCGAGGTGAAGCAAGAGGTGAAGCAGGCGAGCAAAGAGGTGAAAGAAAGCGAAAACGTCGCCGAGAAATATTCTGTCATGACAGTGAGCAAGAACACAGAAATGAACATGGAAGAGCTGTCGTCCGCCTTCAGCGCCGTGCCCACTCACAAGCCGGTTAAAAAG CAAATCCAGTTTGTGGAGGACAAGCAGGAGTTCAGCCGGTTCCCCACCAAGGCAGGCCGTCGTTCCCTGTCCCGCTCCATTTCTCAGTCGTCCACGGATAGCTACAGCTCAG CTGCGTCCTACACGGACAGCTCAGATGACGAAACTTCACCACGGGACAAAACACAAGTCAACTCCAAGGGCAGCAGTGACTTCTGTGTAAAGAACATCAAACAAGCAGAGTTTGGGAGACGTGAGATTGAGATTGCAGAACAAG ACATGTCGGCACTGATTGCTCTCAGGAAGAGAGCACAGAGTGAGAAACCATTGGCAGGTGCCAAAATTGTAGGCTGTACTCATATCACTGCCCAGACCGCA GTGCTGATTGAGACTCTGGTGGCTCTCGGGGCCCAATGCCGCTGGACTGCCTGTAACATATACTCGACACAAAATGAAGTCGCTGCTGCTCTGTCAGAGATTG GTGTGGCTGTGTTTGCCTGGAAGGGGGAGTCTGAGGATGATTTCTGGTGGTGTATTGACCGCTGTGTCAACACTGAGGGATGGCAGCCTAACATG ATCCTGGATGATGGAGGTGACCTGACACACTGGATGTACAAGAAATACCCAAATGTATTCAAGAAGATCCGAGGCATAGTAGAGGAGAGTGTCACTGGGGTTCACAG GCTATACCAACTCTCCAAAGCGGGGAAACTGTGTGTGCCAGCAATGAACGTAAATGATTCTGTGACTAAGCAGAAGTTTGACAACCTTTACTGCTGCAGAGAGTCCATCTTGGACGG CTTGAAGAGAACCACAGATGTCATGTTTGGAGGCAAACAGGTGGTTGTATGTGGCTACGGTGAG GTTGGAAAAGGTTGTTGTGCTGCACTGAAAGCTCTTGGGGCTATTGTCTACATTACAGAGATCGAccctatttgtgccctgcaagcTTG TATGGATGGCTTTAGGGTGGTCAAGCTGAATGAGGTCATTCGCCACGTTGATATCACCATCACATGCACTG GAAACAAGAATGTGGTGACCAGAGACCAGCTGGACCGCATGAAAAATGGCTCCATTGTGTGCAACATGGGGCACTCCAACACAGAGATTGATGTg GCAAGCCTTCGCACCCCTGAGCTGACATGGGAGAGGGTGCGCTCTCAGGTCGATCACGTCATTTGGCCTGATGGCAAGAGAGTCATTCTGCTGGCTGAA GGTCGCCTGCTCAATCTCAGCTGCTCTACTGTTCCTACTTTTGTTCTGTCCATCACTGCTACCACTCAG GCCCTGGCCCTAATAGAGTTGTACAACGCTCCAGAGGGACGATACAAGCAAGATGTTTACTTGCTTCCTAAAAAAATGG ATGAATACGTGGCCAGCCTACATTTGGCAACCTTTGATGCCCACCTGACGGAGCTCAGCGATGAGCAGGCAAAATATTTGGGCCTGAATAAGAATGGCCCTTTCAAACCCAACTACTACAG GTATTAG
- the LOC133483581 gene encoding S-adenosylhomocysteine hydrolase-like protein 1 isoform X2: MSEPTAEVKQEVKQASKEVKESENVAEKYSVMTVSKNTEMNMEELSSAFSAVPTHKPVKKQIQFVEDKQEFSRFPTKAGRRSLSRSISQSSTDSYSSAASYTDSSDDETSPRDKTQVNSKGSSDFCVKNIKQAEFGRREIEIAEQDMSALIALRKRAQSEKPLAGAKIVGCTHITAQTAVLIETLVALGAQCRWTACNIYSTQNEVAAALSEIGVAVFAWKGESEDDFWWCIDRCVNTEGWQPNMILDDGGDLTHWMYKKYPNVFKKIRGIVEESVTGVHRLYQLSKAGKLCVPAMNVNDSVTKQKFDNLYCCRESILDGLKRTTDVMFGGKQVVVCGYGEVGKGCCAALKALGAIVYITEIDPICALQACMDGFRVVKLNEVIRHVDITITCTGNKNVVTRDQLDRMKNGSIVCNMGHSNTEIDVASLRTPELTWERVRSQVDHVIWPDGKRVILLAEGRLLNLSCSTVPTFVLSITATTQALALIELYNAPEGRYKQDVYLLPKKMDEYVASLHLATFDAHLTELSDEQAKYLGLNKNGPFKPNYYR; the protein is encoded by the exons ATGTCAGAGCCGACCGCCGAGGTGAAGCAAGAGGTGAAGCAGGCGAGCAAAGAGGTGAAAGAAAGCGAAAACGTCGCCGAGAAATATTCTGTCATGACAGTGAGCAAGAACACAGAAATGAACATGGAAGAGCTGTCGTCCGCCTTCAGCGCCGTGCCCACTCACAAGCCGGTTAAAAAG CAAATCCAGTTTGTGGAGGACAAGCAGGAGTTCAGCCGGTTCCCCACCAAGGCAGGCCGTCGTTCCCTGTCCCGCTCCATTTCTCAGTCGTCCACGGATAGCTACAGCTCAG CTGCGTCCTACACGGACAGCTCAGATGACGAAACTTCACCACGGGACAAAACACAAGTCAACTCCAAGGGCAGCAGTGACTTCTGTGTAAAGAACATCAAACAAGCAGAGTTTGGGAGACGTGAGATTGAGATTGCAGAACAAG ACATGTCGGCACTGATTGCTCTCAGGAAGAGAGCACAGAGTGAGAAACCATTGGCAGGTGCCAAAATTGTAGGCTGTACTCATATCACTGCCCAGACCGCA GTGCTGATTGAGACTCTGGTGGCTCTCGGGGCCCAATGCCGCTGGACTGCCTGTAACATATACTCGACACAAAATGAAGTCGCTGCTGCTCTGTCAGAGATTG GTGTGGCTGTGTTTGCCTGGAAGGGGGAGTCTGAGGATGATTTCTGGTGGTGTATTGACCGCTGTGTCAACACTGAGGGATGGCAGCCTAACATG ATCCTGGATGATGGAGGTGACCTGACACACTGGATGTACAAGAAATACCCAAATGTATTCAAGAAGATCCGAGGCATAGTAGAGGAGAGTGTCACTGGGGTTCACAG GCTATACCAACTCTCCAAAGCGGGGAAACTGTGTGTGCCAGCAATGAACGTAAATGATTCTGTGACTAAGCAGAAGTTTGACAACCTTTACTGCTGCAGAGAGTCCATCTTGGACGG CTTGAAGAGAACCACAGATGTCATGTTTGGAGGCAAACAGGTGGTTGTATGTGGCTACGGTGAG GTTGGAAAAGGTTGTTGTGCTGCACTGAAAGCTCTTGGGGCTATTGTCTACATTACAGAGATCGAccctatttgtgccctgcaagcTTG TATGGATGGCTTTAGGGTGGTCAAGCTGAATGAGGTCATTCGCCACGTTGATATCACCATCACATGCACTG GAAACAAGAATGTGGTGACCAGAGACCAGCTGGACCGCATGAAAAATGGCTCCATTGTGTGCAACATGGGGCACTCCAACACAGAGATTGATGTg GCAAGCCTTCGCACCCCTGAGCTGACATGGGAGAGGGTGCGCTCTCAGGTCGATCACGTCATTTGGCCTGATGGCAAGAGAGTCATTCTGCTGGCTGAA GGTCGCCTGCTCAATCTCAGCTGCTCTACTGTTCCTACTTTTGTTCTGTCCATCACTGCTACCACTCAG GCCCTGGCCCTAATAGAGTTGTACAACGCTCCAGAGGGACGATACAAGCAAGATGTTTACTTGCTTCCTAAAAAAATGG ATGAATACGTGGCCAGCCTACATTTGGCAACCTTTGATGCCCACCTGACGGAGCTCAGCGATGAGCAGGCAAAATATTTGGGCCTGAATAAGAATGGCCCTTTCAAACCCAACTACTACAGGTAA